GCGTCCTCAGAGGTACGCAAACGCCTGCGCGAGCAATGGAACGCGCAGCCAGAAGGCGCATAACAAATAGGAGACACATCACGGCGCGAACCTAAAGCACCAGATGGTGTGGCCGCACCCTGCCCTATGCGGCGCCTTGAATTTTTGTGAGCGGGCGGAAAAAGGAAGGAGGCTGTCTGAGCGCAGCGAGTTTGCCTCCTTCCCCGCACGGTCACGGAAATTCAAGGAGTCTTTCGCCACATCGGGCGCGCCTTTCTTTGCTTACTTTCTTTGGCAAGACAAAGAAAGTAAGTCAGCCCCGGCAGGGGATGAAACAAGGGATACACCACCAACGCAATCAACGCAAAAACGACCAGTCTTCAACCCTCGATCACCCAAACACCACAACAGGCGACCCATCGCCGTTCCTTCAGGAGACAAAGACGTGATCATCTACGGTACAACCCTGCTAGCGCTATGCCACATAGCCGGCCTCTTCCTGGGCGATCTACTCGGCCAGGCCATCGGCGTGAAGGCGAACGTGGGCGGCGTGGGCATCGCCATGCTGCTGCTCATCTTCGCGCGGCTCTACCTGCACAAGCGCGGCTTGATGCCTGCCGCTACAGAGGCAGGCGTCTCGTTCTGGGGCGCGATGTACATCCCCGTGGTGGTGGCCATGGCAGCCACGCAGAACGTCGTCACGGCACTGCGCGGCGGTCCCGTTGCGTTGCTCGGTGCCATCGGCGCGGTGATCGTGTGCGGTGCCTGCATCGCGGTTATCAACCGCACAGGCAAAGCAGAAAACCGACAACCGCTGCCGCCACTGCCTGAAACCGAACAAGCCCGCGCCTAAGGAGCCGCACCATGCTGTCAATGCTAGAGAAAGTTCTGCAGCACAACGGGCTGGTCGCGGCGTTCGCGCTGGTCGGCATCGTCATGGGTCTGTCGATGTGGGTGTCCAAGAAGCTGACGTTCGGGCGCGTGCACGGCTCGGCCATCGCCATCATGATCGGGCTGGTGCTCGCCTATTGGGGCGGCATGCAGACCGGCGGCGAGCGTGGCCTGGCCGACCTGAAACTGTTCGGCGGGATCGGTCTGATGGGCGGGGCCATGCTGCGCGACTTCGCGATCGTGGCCACGGCTTTCGAAGTGCAGGTGACCGAGGCGCGCAAGGCCGGCATGATCGGCGCCATCTCGCTGCTGCTGGGAACGGTGCTGCCGTTCATCGTCGGCGCCTGCGTTGCCTATGCCTTCGGTTACACCGATCCGGTGAGCGTCACCACCATCGGCGCGGGTGCCGTCACGTACATCGTCGGGCCGGTCACCGGAGCGGCGCTCGGCGCCACCTCCGATGTGATGGCGCTGTCGATTGCGACGGGCCTCGTCAAGGCGATCCTGGTGATGGTCGGCACGCCGTTCGCGGCCAAGGCGCTCGGTCTGAACAACCCGCGCGCGGCCATGGTGTTCGGCGGGTTGGCGGGTACGGTCAGCGGGGTGTCGGCAGGTCTGGCGGCTACCGACCGACGCCTGGTGCCGTACGGCTCGCTGGTGGCGACGTTCCATACAGGTCTCGGTTGCCTGCTCGGGCCATCGATCCTGTTCCTGGCCACACAAGCGCTGCTGCGATGACAACCACGCTGCTGCGTGCGCACGATCTGCTGTGGGTATCTGAGACACCCGTGGCGACGGATGGCGCGCCCTTGCCGGACTGGGCCATCACGGCGTGCCGGCAAGGGGCGCCTGTCGTGGTGCGACGCGCACCGCGCGGCACCGATGGTTCCGTGCCGGTCGGCCTGCGCGGCGGCGCGCGGCATGAACGCTGCGCAGCAACGGTAGCCGCCAACAGGATCACGCGTGTGGTCTCGCCCGAGGCGCTGGCGGCCCAAGCGACCTCCATCGCACACGACGCGCCATTCGCGGCGCTGCGCACCTTGCGCGCGCTGGCGCCCGGCCTCAATGCACTCGGCTGGGCGTGGGGGCCGACGGGCGGCGCCGGCTTTGCGCTCGCCAGCGGCTTGCCGGTGCTGCATGCGGACAGCGATCTCGATCTCGTCGTGCGCATGCCGCGTGCCCCGTCGACTGCGCAACGCGATCAGCTCGTCCGCCTGTTCAGCGATACCGAGTGCCGGGTCGATTTGCAGATCGACACCGGCTGCGGCGGCTTCGCGTTACGCGATTGGCTGGCGTCGCCGCATCAAACGTTGCTCAAGACCGACCACGGCCCCCGGCTCGTCGCAGACCCATGGAGCGACGCGGCATGAGCATCCTGTTCATGTTTCCCGGGCAGGGCAGCCAGCGCGCGGGCATGCTGCATGCGCTGCCTGGTGACCCGGCCGTTGCGCAGACGTTGACCGAAGCCGGCGACGTGCTCGGCGTCGATCCGCTCACGCTCGACACCGCAGAGGCGTTGCGGTCGACGGTGGCCGTACAGCTTTGTCTCTTGATTGCAGGCGTGGCCGTGGCTCGCACGCTGGCTCGGCAGGACGCAGGGCCGGACATGGTGGCGGGCCTGTCCATTGGCGCGTGGCCTGCGGCGGTCGTGGCGAGCGTGCTTGATTTCTCCGATGCACTGCGCTTGGTCCGCCTGCGGGGCCAACTGATGGAAGACGCGTATCCAAGCGGCTACGGCATGGCCGTCACGGCGGGGCTGACCGAACCCGAAGTCGCCGCCATCGTTGCGCAGGTCAACTCGGCGGCCACGCCAGCCTATGTCGCCAACCTGAACGCGGAACGGCAGATTGTCGTGGCGGGCAGCGATGCGGCGCTCACGCAAGTCATGGCGCGCGCGCAAGCGGCGGGCGCATCCACGGCAACGCGGCTGTGCATGGCAGTGCCGTCGCACTGCCCGCTGCTTGGCGCACAGGCCGGCGAGTTGGCGACCGCTGCCGCAAAGGTCACGGCCCACGCGCCGCAACTCACCTACGTCAGCAGCAGTCGCGCGCGGGCGCTATTCCGCGCGAACCTCATCGTTGAAGACCTGGCGTGGAACATGGCGCGACCGGTGTTGTGGCATGACACGCTGCGGCATGCGCTGGAACGCGGCGCACGCATGGCGGTGGAGGTGCCGGGCGGCGGCACGCTGGCGCGTCTGGCGCAAGGTGTGTTTGCGGACGGTGCGGTGCTGGATGCAGGCGCCGGGCGGGATGCGGTGCGGGTGCGGATACAGCGACAGCGCCGCGGGGACGGCCTTTGAATTATCTGGGTCATGGACTTTTCAGCGGCATTCCGGCATCGTTGCGCGCCACATTTCATCGCTCGTGAGAGGTCCCGAATTGCGCGTCCTGTGCATTGCCGCCATCGCCACCTTGTTCGCCACCTCCGCGTTGGCGGCCACCACGGAAACCGCCGAAGAAGAACTCGCAAGCTGGTACTACGTCGCACAGTCATTGACTTACGGCGGCTACGAAACCGAAGGCCTGAGCTTTTACGCCAACTGCGAGTACGAGCGGCTCTCCGTTGCGGTATCCACGAGTGGGCAATCGGAGCACAACGGAACAGCCCTCCGCATCCAATTCGCTTCCGGCCCTCTTCGTTTAGCGATCCCGGCGCGCCTTGAAGTGTCCGACATGGAAGCGTATGCCGTGGGTGACGTGAAGTCGCGGGCGCGCTTCTACGCGTTGTTCCATACAGGCACCCCAATCACGGTCAAAGTGACCGGCGCAGACCCGCAGCCTCTGCAGCTTCTGCAGCTCTCACCGCGAAACGCCGACACCGGTGCCCGCCAGCTTGAAGCGGTTTGCCCGGTGTCGCGCAGAACGGATCAATAAAAAACGGGGCACATGGCCCCGTTTTTTTTGGCTGCTCGCCGCTTAGACGATTTCCCGTGTTTCCATGAACTGGATGTCCGGAAAGCGCTCCTGCGTCAGGCGCAGGTTCACCTGGCTCGGTGCCAGGTACACGTAGTCGCCCGCACCATCCAGGGCCACGTTGTGGCCGGCCTTGTCGATCAGCTTGTCGATATCTTCCTGCTTGCCGCGCAGCCAGCGAGCCGTGGAGCACTCGTGCGGTTCGAAGATGGCATCGACGCCGTACTCGTGCTCCAGGCGGTGCGCCACCACGTCGAACTGCAGGATACCGACGGCGCCCAATACCAGGTCGTTCGACGCCAGCGGACGGAACATCTGCGTGGCGCCTTCTTCGGCCAGTTGCTGCAAACCCTTCTGCAACTGCTTCAGACGCAGCGGATTGTTCAGGCGCGCGCGACGGAAGAACTCCGGCGCAAACGACGGGATGCCCGTGAACTTGAGCGCCTCGCCTTCCGTGAAGGCATCACCCAAGCGGATCGTGCCGTGGTTGGGCACGCCGATGATGTCGCCGGCGAAGGCCTCTTCCGTGGTGTTGCGGTCCTGCGCCATGAACGTGATGGCGTTGTTGATGGCGACCGTCTTGCCGGTCGACACCTGCAGCAGCTTCATGCCGCGCTCGAAGCGGCCCGAGCACACGCGCACAAACGCGATGCGGTCACGGTGCTTCGGGTCCATGTTGGCCTGGATCTTGAAGACGAAGCCGGTGAACTTCTCTTCCATCGGCTTGACTTCGCGGGTTTCGGTGGGTCGCGCCAGCGGCTCGGGCGACTGGTCGACCAGTGCATCGAGCAGCGACTGCACGCCGAAGTTGTTCACTGCCGAACCGAAATACACCGGGCATTGCTTGCCGGCCAGGAACGCCTCTTTGTCGAACGTGTGCGATGCGCCGCGCACGAGTTCGATGTCGATGCGCAGTTCTTCCGCTTGCGAGCCCAGCACGCGATCCAGCTCCGGGTTATCCAGACCCTGGATCAACCCGGCAGTGGCGCCCTTCTCGCTGTCGGCGTTCGGGTCGAACAGCTGCACCGTGTCGTTCACCAGGTGATATACGCCCTTGAACGACTTGCCCATGCCGATGGGCCACGTCATCGGCGCGCACTGGATCTGCAGCACGCTTTCGATTTCATCGAGCAGCTCGATGGGCGCACGGCCTTCGCGGTCGAGCTTGTTGATGAACGTGAGGATGGGCGTGCTGCGCAGCCGGCAGACGTTGAGCAGCTTGATGGTCTGCGCTTCCACGCCGTTGACGGAGTCGATCACCATCACCGCGGAGTCGACGGCCGTGAGCGTGCGGTACGTGTCTTCCGAGAAGTCTTCGTGGCCCGGGGTGTCGAGCAGGTTGACGATGTAGTCGCCGCCTTCGTTCCGGTACGGGAATTGCATCACCGAGGACGTGACGGAGATGCCGCGCTGCTTTTCCATCTCCATCCAGTCGGAGGTGGCGTGGCGGTTGGCTTTACGTGCGCGCACGGCGCCGGCCATCTGGATGGCGCCGCCGAACCACAGCAGCTTCTCGGTCAGGGTGGTTTTACCCGCGTCCGGGTGGGCAATGATGGCGAACGTCCGGCGGCGCCGGATCTCCTGCTGCAGCGTACTCACGGGCAAAAACCGAAAGGGAAGGAGTGAAAAATGCGGATGGTTGCGCACGTGGTCGGTGCGCTGGCTGGCGGGTATCCCGGCGGCCGATGGACTGCCCGAACGGCGTTGTCAATCCGGGGCAGCCGAGATTGTACGCGATCGGCGCCCCGGCTTAGGATCAACTGACCCGGGCCGCAAGCGCGGGAAACTCCCTAGGAACCGTCCCCCGGACGGACGAGACCAACCCGTTGTGGGAATGCACTGACAACCCTTTCGGAGCCGGTGTTATCGAAGTTGTCATGAAGCTCCCGTATTGTGGAGTCCGTCGCGAAACCCGCCTTTGGGTACGCCGCGATATTTGAAGAAGCAAAGAAGCAAGGAGTCCAACATCGTGCGTAGTCGAATCCCTGTCGATCCGGCAGTGCAACGCATCATCGAGACCACCCGCAAGGCGTGGCAACTCGACGAGCAAAGCGTGCGCGCGGCGCGTCAGCAGCGTGCCGCCAATCGCCGCAAACGGATCAAGGCCCTGCCGCAGGACAGCCTGCAGGCACTCGCCGCACTCGCCCTGCAAGCTGAAATCTGGGCCGTGCGCAAGACCGTGGTGACGGTCGGCTAGCCGCGCAGTTCCTCACCGTGTCGAGGGCCACAGTCGTGGCCCTTTTCTTTTGGCATCGCGCAACGTCTGGGGCATGACGGTTGCTTGCTACGAGAGTGACGTTACCCAGCTCAGGAGGCCCAGATGACCGAACTGAACCCGAAGTCGCCCGGTAGCAATGGCACAAACGGCACGAACGGCGCCCACGGTGCGACCGTCACCACGCTGCATCCGCAGATCGACCACACCGCGCAGCGCGTGAAAGATGCGACGGCGGAGGGGATCGACCGGCTCGCGAGCGTCCTTTCCACCGCGCTTACGCAATTCGACAGACGCACTGAACAGTTGAAGAACCTGCATGCGAATGTCTCGGAGCAGGCGAGCGGCTCCGTGCGTCAGCATCCGGTCATTACGATCGGCCTCGCTTTTGTGGCGGGGATGCTGCTGGAGCAGTTGACGCGGGATTGAGCGCTGAGCGGGCGTGTCAGCGCCCGTCGCGTGGGGCGCTGGCGCTGCCGCCTGTGGTTGTTGTTCCATTAGACAGGTTGGCCGCCAGCGTCGGGTTGAGCAACGCCGCCTGCGAGGCGGCGCGGGCCCGGCCAGCGGCTTCGTACTGCCGGCTGCCGAACTGCAGCGCATATTGCCGCGTGACGAGCGCGCCAAAGAAGAAGATCTGCGCCGAGTAGTAAATCCACAGCATCAGCGCCACCACCGAGCCCGCCGCTCCGTACGACGATGCGACGGCGCTGTTGCCGAGATACAGGCCGATGAGGTGCTTGCCAAGTGTGAAGAGCAGCGCCGTCACCACCGCGCCCAGGGCGACGTCGCGCCACGCCACGCGCGTTTCCGGCAGCATTTTGAAGATGGTGCCGAACAACAGTGCCACGACCGCAAATGAAAACGCCGACGACAGCACCTGGGCCGCAGCCAGCGCAATGCTTGACGTCGAGCCGGACCACAGCGCGCCCCAGAAACGCTCCACCACCGCCAACGCCGCGTTGACGGTGAGCGACACCAGCAGCAGAAACGCCAACACCAGGATCAAGCTGAATGACAGAAGGCGTGAACGCAGCAAGCCCCACATGCCGGGCTGCTGGCGCGAGGGCACTTCCCAAAGCTCGTCGAGGCTGTCTTTGAGTTCGGAGAACGCGGTCGTGGCGCCCGCCAGCAACAGCACGACCGCTGTGACTGCCGCGAATAGGCCACTGCCGGAGCGCCGGGTCGCGGCAAGCACGGCTTCCACTGCAGACGCGCCCTGCGCGCCTACCAATCCTTCGATCTGCCCGAAGATTTCACCCCGGGCGGCCTGTTCACCGAAGAACAAGCCCGCGATCGAGATGACAAGCACCAGCACCGGTGCCATCGAGAACAGCGTGTAGAACGACAACGCAGCGCCCTTGCTCGCGGCGCGATGCGCAGACCATTGCTGCACTGCCCCGATCAGCACCTGGGCAGATCGCTTGAGCAGGGCGCGGTCGAAGCAGGCAGCCAGGCGCATGGATGTTCCTTACAAAGCGACGCGGCCGGCGCAGTGCCGGCCTGGACCTCGAGCCTAGTCAGCGCACGGCGCGCGCGCAAGCACGCCACCGTGGCCGCCATGAAGGAAGGCTTTCGCCCTCAATCGTTGCTGCGCCCCAGCAACCGGCTGATCAGAAAGCCGGCACCGAACGCCAGGCCGATCGTCGCGAGCGGATACGAATGCATGCATTCGGCCGCGTTGCTCATCAGCCGCTGCTGGGAAGCGCGCAACTGCTCGCGCTTGGCAGCCGCTTCGTCGAGCGCGGAAGCCGCAGCGTCCGCGGTGCGATCGATGGCCTGCGCCGTGGTCGCCTTCACACGCTCGGCGGCCTGCTCCACGTCGCTGCGGATGAGGTTGCCGTTGGCATCGGATTTGGGGAAAGGATTGGTTTGAGACGGTTCCATCAGTCAGCGCTCCTGGAGTTGCATGGCGTCGTGAGAGCCGGGTTGAAAGCTGTGCGCATCATCCCGGCGTCATCCTCTGCCCGCGACCAGGCCCCAGATGAGGCTGACCACAAACAGCACCACGAAAATCATGAACAGAATCTTGGCGATGCTCGCTGCGCCGGCAGCGATGCCGCCAAACCCGAGCACGGCCGCAATCAGGGCGATGATGAAAAAGATGACTGCATAACGCAGCATGGTGACCTCCTGTGCAGTTGAGTGAGCTTGCCGCCATGGGGCGGATACCCCACGGGATCAGCAAGCCGCGTACCGCGCCAGGAACTCCGGTTATGCCTCGGTGGCATGCGCGCGGCCGGAGCCCGCACTGTTGCTGGTGTTATTGCCCTCGCCAACGTCCTCGGCAGAGCTGCTGCCGTATTCCTCCAGCCGGTTGTAAAGCGTCTTCAGGCTGATACCAAGCAGCTCAGCCGCCCGCTTTTTCACACCCCCGCACTGCTCCAGCGTGGCAAGAATGATCTTCTTGTCGGCGCTTGCCAGCGATGTGCCAACCGGAATCGTCAGCGTGGAACCGGACGAGGTCTGCGTGCTCGACACCTGCAGCGGCACGTTCGCGGTATCGATGCCGGCTTCGTCCGACAGGATGTACGCGCGTTGCACGTAATTGCGCAGTTCGCGCACATTGCCCGGCCAGTGATAGCCGCGCAGCGTCTCCATGGCCGGCGGCAGGAATGCCTTCTTGGTATTGCTCTGCGCGTTGAGCTGGTCGAGGAAATGCTGGGCCAGCAGTTCGACATCCTTGCCGCGCTCGCGCAGCGGCGGCAGTTGCAGCGGAAACACGTTCAGGCGGTGATACAGGTCGGCGCGCAGCTTGCCGTCTGCCACGGCTTCTTCGGGGTCGCGGTTGGTGGCGGCAATCACGCGCACATCGGAATCGATCTCGCGGTTGGTGCCCACGCGCATGAACACGCCGGTTTCCAGCACGCGCAGCAGTTTGACCTGCAGTTCGATCGGCATCTCGGTAATTTCATCGAGGAACAGCGTGCCGCCGTTGGCGCGTTCGAAGTAGCCCTTGTGCTGGCGGTCCGCGCCGGTGAAGCTGCCACGCTCGTGGCCAAACATTTCCGACTCGATCAGGTTGGGCGAGATGGCGCCGCAGTTGACCGGCAGGAACGGTTGCTTGCGGCGCAGGCTGAGGTCGTGAATGGTCTGGGCGGCCAACTCCTTCCCGGTACCCGACTCGCCGATCAGCAGCACAGTCGCCTCGGTGGGCGCGACGCGGCTGACCTGGTCATACAGCGTCTGCATCGCCGTCGAGTTGCCGAGCATCTGGCCGAACAGGCCCAGGCGCCGCAGCTCGCCGCGCAGGTTGCCGATTTCCGCTTTGAGATCGCCGGGGCGCGGAATGCGCGCCAGTACGGATTTCAACCGTTGGAAGTTGACCGGCTTGACGAGGTAGTCGGCCGCCCCCATGCGCAGCGCCTCGACGGCGGTTTCCACGCTGGCATGCCCCGTCATGACGATGATCTCGGTACCCGAGTGCGACGGGATGTCTTCCATCAGGTCCATGCCGTTGCCGTCAGGCAGGACAAGATCGATCAACACGGCATCGGGGCTGTGACGCGACATCTGAATGCGCGCATCGCGCAGCGACCCGGCCAGCGCGGTGGTGAAGCCCTCGGCACCCACCAGCTCGCCCAGAGCAGCGCGTGCGTTGGCATCGTCTTCGACAATCAGGATATGTGGCATCTCAATGTGGTTGGATGAGCCGGCAGGTGCCGGCGGTCATGCATGGCGCAACGGTACGCTTGGCAGCAGAACCGGCGGCAGCTGCAAAAAGTATTCCATCTAATACACCCCCGGACATCGCACGGGCACACCCACGTCGACGATATGGACGCTGGTAATTTTTACACGCACGCGTGCAAGAAATGGATCGAATACATCACTCCAGGGCGGACCGCTGGAACTACGCAGAAGTCAGCATAGTTGAGAAGGCCAGCGCTTCGCCACCTGCGGGCGGAAATGGTCACCGTACGTCGCATGGCCATGTGAAACCCGCGCGGCATCTGCGTCTCGGGCCCGTTTCTTGTCAGCGTTTGACCGACAGGATGGAAGAAACGTCAGCGCATGCCCGACATACAACGCGCTTGTGCGGCCCTGATAATGGCTCAACTTTTCAACACAATGTGACGGGATGACGACGTACCCAGCCTTCCGGAGACTGCATCGCTGAAGATGCAGCCGCTCGCCAGGACGTCCCCGTCGCGATCAACCACGAGGGAGCCATGTCCTTGAGCGAAGCCTTCGCCGACGAACGTGCAGTGACCGCCGGGCGCCTGAGCTATCCCCCCGCCCTGGCCGACTTTGACGACGCCGAGCGTGCACCGGCCGATGTCGAAACGCCTTCTGTCCAACCTGTTGCGGATCCGGATTTCGGCCACCTCTACGGCCGCTCGCCGGTGATGCGCGCGCTGTACGATCAGATCGGCAAGGTGTCCGGCACGCTTGCCACCGTGCTCATCATGGGCGAATCGGGTACCGGCAAGGAGTTGATCGCGCGCACGGTGCATGACATGAGCCCGCGCGCAGACCAGGCCTTCATCGCCGTGAACTGCGGCGCCATCTCGCCCAACCTGATCGAGTCGGAATTGTTCGGCCACGAGAAGGGCAGTTTTACGGGCGCTTCCCAGCGTCATATCGGGTATTTCGAACATGCCTGCGGCGGCACGATCTTCCTCGATGAAATCACCGAGATGCCGGTCGAGATGCAGGTGAAGCTGCTACGCGTGCTGGAAACCGGCGTATTCATGCGGGTGGGTGGCACCGAGCCGATCCAGACACGCGCACGCATCATCGCTGCCACCAACCGCAACCTGCTTGAAGCGGTCAGCGATGGGGCCTTCCGTGAAGATCTGATGTACCGCCTGGCGGTGGTGCCGCTGCATGTGCCGCCGCTGCGCGACCGCGGCGACGACATCGAAGAGTTGGCCTTGCATTTTCTCGCCCAGTTCAATGCCGCGCACCAGACCGACAAGGTGTTCTCGCGTCAGGCCCTGGCGACGCTGCGCACCCAAACCTGGCCGGGCAATGTGCGGGAGTTGCGCAATGCTGTGCACCGCGGCTATATCCTCGGCGAGAAAACCGTCGAGCTGGCCACGCCGCTCGCACAGACGCGCGGCCCGGCGCGTCCGACGGTGAAGGAAGGTGTGCTGAGCCTGTCGGTGGGGGTGACACTGGCAGATGCGCAACGGGCGATGATCATGGCCACGCTGGAGCATTTTCACGGTGATAAGCGCCAGGCTGCCAAGACGCTCGGCGTCAGCCTGAAGACGCTGTACAACCGCCTCGACCTCTACCAAAGCACCGCGGCCGCCGCCATGGCGGCCTGACGGCGGCGCTTCTCAGCGCTGCACCGCCTTCGCCCCTGTTGTACCCGCTGCATCCGCGCTGACGTGCTAGCGCGGATGCGCGTGCGCGCGCTCGCCGGGATGCTCGTGGCGGCGGCGTTCCTGCGGTTCCGGCGTCCGGCGGCGTGGTGCGGGTTCGGTTTCCGCGCGGGCGCGCGGGCCCGTGCGGACGGCGGTGGTGAGTGTCATCGGCATGGCGAGCCCTTTCCTTTCAACGTTACTGACCTTGCTTGGAACTGCCGGGGTAGGAATTACCGGTCGTCGTGGCGGCGTCATTGCCGCCAGCCTGCACGCCGGAGTGCGACATGTCGCCCGCGCTGTTCGTACCGCCCGGCACGGTAGACCCGGACTTCTTGTGGCTGCGATGCTTCTTGTGCATCGGCTTGCTGGTATCGCTGCCGCCCGCCGCAGGTGCCGCTTCGCTGCCGGCCATCGGTGTATTGGCCGTGCGGTCTGCCGTCGTCGACGGCGGGTCGGTACGCTTGCCCGGCGCCTTGGTCGGGTTGCTGGATTCCTGGTTGTCGACCGGCGCGTTGGTCGTCTGGGCTATGGCGGTACCCATACCAAGGCTCAAGATGACGCTGGCGAGCGCAGCGGTCAGGAAACGTGTTCGCATGTGGTTTCTCCTGGGAAGTGGTGCTTGATAAGAAGGCAATGGAAGCGCACTGCGGCGCGTCTCCCGCTTCCTACCGCAGCAACGCATGTACCTGCGGTGCCACCCGTCTGCCTAGGCCGACGCAGCGCGTGCCCCACGCCGGCGCTGTCATGTGCCGGCAACACTGTGCATATAAAAACGACATGACCATGTAGAAACGGCGTGCCAGCCACCCACAAAGCCTTGTGGTGACTGGGTTTGTTGACATGGCATACCCTTTGCATCGAAGCGGTGAAGTGTCGGCGGAAATGTCGACGTCCACTCACCAAAGGAGGCAAGGCGAATGGTTAAGGCCGCTCTGGAAATGCGTGCGAAGCAGCATCTCGCGCTAACCCCGCGACTGCAGCAGTCCGTCAAGCTGCTGCAGTTGTCTGCAACCGAATTTGCGCAGGAAATGCAAGAAGCGCTCGCAAGCAATCCGTTCCTGGAAGAAGTCGAGCAAGAAGCGGGTGCGCACCCCGATGTCGCGCGCACCAGCGACATTGCCATTTCTACCGACCTGGAGGGCGTCGCGGCCGACCACGCGCCTGTAGACGACGCCCCGCTGGAAACCACCACCAGCGCCATCGAAACCGACGCGACGCTGGCCGCATCGGAAGACTTTCCCACCGACTTTAGCACCTATTACAGCCACGGCGGCGCCCACCACGGCGACGGTGAAGACAGCGACATCGGCGAATGGGTACATTCCACGCCGAGCCTGCGCGAGCATCTGCACCAGGAGCTGCGCAGCTATCGCCTGTCTGAGCGCGACTGCCTCCTCGCGCAGACGCTGATCGAAGCGCTGGACGACGACGGTTACCTGCGCCAACTGCTCTCCGAGTTGATCCCGCTGGCACCGGTGGAGCCGCCCCCAACCGAGAAGGAAATGCAGATTGCCCTGGCGCTCGTGCAGAGCCTGGACCCGCCGGGCGTGGCCGCACGCGATCTGGCGGAGTGCCTGCGCCTGCAGATCGAAGCGCGCCCCGCGGACACCGAAGCCGAAGAGCGGATCCAGGAGATCGCACAAGACATCGTGCGCAGCCACCTGCCGCGTCTGGCCAAGCGCGAATTCACGCAAATGCGTCGTGCGCTGGGGTGTACGGAAGAAGAGTTGCGCGATGCCTGCGCGCTGATCCGCATGCTCGACCCGCGCCCGGGGCTGCGCTTCTCGCAGGCGCATGCCGGCTACATCGTGCCGGACGTGATCGTCACGAAGATCAAGGGCAAGTGGATTGCGCTGACAAACCCGTCGGTTGCGCCATGCGCGCGCATCAACAAGGTCTACGCGGAGCTTTTTGCGCAGACCCGCGGCCACCATCGCACCCCGCTGGCACATCAGCTTCAGGAAGCGCGCTGGCTGATCCGCAACGCGCAGCAGCGCTTTGCCACCATCCAGCGC
Above is a genomic segment from Ralstonia pickettii containing:
- a CDS encoding sigma-54-dependent transcriptional regulator — translated: MPHILIVEDDANARAALGELVGAEGFTTALAGSLRDARIQMSRHSPDAVLIDLVLPDGNGMDLMEDIPSHSGTEIIVMTGHASVETAVEALRMGAADYLVKPVNFQRLKSVLARIPRPGDLKAEIGNLRGELRRLGLFGQMLGNSTAMQTLYDQVSRVAPTEATVLLIGESGTGKELAAQTIHDLSLRRKQPFLPVNCGAISPNLIESEMFGHERGSFTGADRQHKGYFERANGGTLFLDEITEMPIELQVKLLRVLETGVFMRVGTNREIDSDVRVIAATNRDPEEAVADGKLRADLYHRLNVFPLQLPPLRERGKDVELLAQHFLDQLNAQSNTKKAFLPPAMETLRGYHWPGNVRELRNYVQRAYILSDEAGIDTANVPLQVSSTQTSSGSTLTIPVGTSLASADKKIILATLEQCGGVKKRAAELLGISLKTLYNRLEEYGSSSAEDVGEGNNTSNSAGSGRAHATEA
- a CDS encoding RNA polymerase factor sigma-54: MVKAALEMRAKQHLALTPRLQQSVKLLQLSATEFAQEMQEALASNPFLEEVEQEAGAHPDVARTSDIAISTDLEGVAADHAPVDDAPLETTTSAIETDATLAASEDFPTDFSTYYSHGGAHHGDGEDSDIGEWVHSTPSLREHLHQELRSYRLSERDCLLAQTLIEALDDDGYLRQLLSELIPLAPVEPPPTEKEMQIALALVQSLDPPGVAARDLAECLRLQIEARPADTEAEERIQEIAQDIVRSHLPRLAKREFTQMRRALGCTEEELRDACALIRMLDPRPGLRFSQAHAGYIVPDVIVTKIKGKWIALTNPSVAPCARINKVYAELFAQTRGHHRTPLAHQLQEARWLIRNAQQRFATIQRVAEAIVAHQKHFLEYGEVAMKPLVLRDVAEELGLHESTISRATGNKYMATPRGIFEFKYFFSRQLATDTGGACSAASVRALLKEMIEAEDADAPLSDVSLAKMLAEQGVIVARRTVAKYRGLMRIAPAEMRRQV
- a CDS encoding sigma-54 interaction domain-containing protein, whose product is MSLSEAFADERAVTAGRLSYPPALADFDDAERAPADVETPSVQPVADPDFGHLYGRSPVMRALYDQIGKVSGTLATVLIMGESGTGKELIARTVHDMSPRADQAFIAVNCGAISPNLIESELFGHEKGSFTGASQRHIGYFEHACGGTIFLDEITEMPVEMQVKLLRVLETGVFMRVGGTEPIQTRARIIAATNRNLLEAVSDGAFREDLMYRLAVVPLHVPPLRDRGDDIEELALHFLAQFNAAHQTDKVFSRQALATLRTQTWPGNVRELRNAVHRGYILGEKTVELATPLAQTRGPARPTVKEGVLSLSVGVTLADAQRAMIMATLEHFHGDKRQAAKTLGVSLKTLYNRLDLYQSTAAAAMAA